Within the Kluyveromyces lactis strain NRRL Y-1140 chromosome A complete sequence genome, the region TGTCACCAACCCAGTCAGAATCGCTACTGCTATCGAAAAGAAGGCTGCCGATGCTCTATTGTTGAAGGTCAACCAAATCGGTTCTCTATCCGAATCCATCAAGGCTGCTAATGACTCCTTCGCTGCTAACTGGGGTGTCATGGTCTCTCACAGATCTGGTGAAACTGAAGACACTTTCATTGCTGACTTGGTCGTCGGTCTAAGAACTGGTCAAATTAAGACTGGTGCTCCAGCTAGATCCGAAAGATTGGCTaaattgaaccaattgctaagaattgaagaagaattgggTTCCAACGCTATCTTCGCTGGTAAGAAGTTCCACAACGGTAACCAATTGTAAGTGAAATTAAATTAAAACtatatttttcttatttCCCTTCGTTTCTCTTCCCCTTAATGACTATAGTATGTACATAACAATATAGATATGTATGTACCATTCTTTACTACAACTAAATTAAACTTAACGTATACACATCTTTTCTCAATATTAAAGACTTTAGTAGCTTTCTTTATTCCTAAAGGTATCTGGTTCCTATATAATATTATCTTACTATTATCTTACAACAATCGTTCAAACTTTTATAAAAAGGCATAAACCTTTATTAACACTTCACTGAACACCACAACCACACTTTTAAATCTCCAAACGGCATCAGAACAATAATAAAACAGTACCGAATAAAATAATTGACGCATACAATGTCTTCTCATCACCATCCAGCAGAACCTGAAACAGGTATGTGTTCTATGGATATGACCTTCAATTGGAACACTGAAAACGTTTGCGTTGTATTCAAATCATGGTCAATCAATTCCCATTCTCAATTGTTGTTCTCATGCCTTGCCATCTTCCTGCTCTCATATGGGTACGAATACCTAAAACACCACATCCGTCTCGTCAACCAAAACCTTTCAGGTACTTTATCTAGACGTAACAGAGTGCAATCGTCGTTATGGTACGGTCTTCAATATTCCATCTCGATTTTATTAATGCTTATCTATATGACTTACAACGGATATTTGATCGCTGCTGTACTCTTAGGAGCAATGTTTGGTAATTTCCACTGGGCACAGTCTCCAGCGGTGCAACTCTTACCTTGCCATTGATCAAATCGGTGTCTTTGTCTGTCTTTCTGCGTTCTATACCTTCTATATATTTTGCAAccgtatatatataatcaACACACTTTCCCCTTATATATCTGCACCTCTGTTGACTGACACTGATATGCCAAACTTAATCATTGTAAGGGATTTAGGAAGGACACCTGTGTTGAAAGTTGCCAGCCTGCCCGTTAGTAGCTAAAGCATGGTTTCAATTGGTATCATCGGTGCTGGACCTGCCGGTATCGCTGCTGCTAGAGTTCTGATTGCAAATGATAGATCGTATGATATAGATCTGTTCGAAACTAGTTCCAAAATCGGCGGTGTTTGGAACTACGACCCCCAATCTAATAATACTGCAATGTACGATGTGCTAGAAACCAATTTATCCAGCCATCTAATGGCTTTTAAAGATTACCCATTTACTAATATCGATCCGAATATTAAGACATTCCCTGGAAGAGAACAAGTTCAACAGTATTTGGAATCCTATTACGATTCAACGGTTGCCAATTACTCAAAATTGGGACTTTTCACCGAAAAGAGGGTCATTTCATTGGAGAAAGTGGACTCACATTGGGAACTGAAAGCTGATTCCGATGATTCTACTTACATTTACGATTACATCGTGGTAGCTAATGGCCATTTCAACAAACCGTTCATTCCAACAGTACCTGGATCATACCAATGGAAAAACCAGTCtcattccaagaatttcGTCAACTCTGAACACTACAGGGGACTAAACGTAGTTGTAGTAGGTAACGCAAGTTCAGCGACCGACATCGCGACCCAGATCAGTACCACTGCCTCGAAAGTTTACCATAGTGTGAAACCAGATTCCGAAACCAATTGGCCAGCAAATAGCATCATTGAAGTCGTATCACAGATCCAATCCTTAGATGAACCCAATTCGAACACAGTTCATTTCATAGACGGCACTTCGATTCAGAATGTAGATCACATCATATGGGCGACAGGATTCCAATACGGTGTCCCGTTCCTTAAATCGTATCATTCAGATTTGTTTCGAAATCAATCGAACCGTTTGTACAACTTATGGGAACAAATAGTATACAAACCGGACCCAACAATATTCTTCTCACTCCTACCAAAAAACATCATCCCATTCCAATTGGCTGAGTTGCAAGCCTCTATCATCGA harbors:
- the CTR2 gene encoding low-affinity Cu transporter (some similarities with uniprot|P38865 Saccharomyces cerevisiae YHR175W CTR2), encoding MSSHHHPAEPETGMCSMDMTFNWNTENVCVVFKSWSINSHSQLLFSCLAIFLLSYGYEYLKHHIRLVNQNLSGTLSRRNRVQSSLWYGLQYSISILLMLIYMTYNGYLIAAVLLGAMFGNFHWAQSPAVQLLPCH
- the FMO1 gene encoding N,N-dimethylaniline monooxygenase (similar to uniprot|P38866 Saccharomyces cerevisiae YHR176W FMO1 Flavin-containing monooxygenase localized to the cytoplasmic face of the ER membrane catalyzes oxidation of biological thiols to maintain the ER redox buffer ratio for correct folding of disulfide-bonded proteins), with product MVSIGIIGAGPAGIAAARVLIANDRSYDIDLFETSSKIGGVWNYDPQSNNTAMYDVLETNLSSHLMAFKDYPFTNIDPNIKTFPGREQVQQYLESYYDSTVANYSKLGLFTEKRVISLEKVDSHWELKADSDDSTYIYDYIVVANGHFNKPFIPTVPGSYQWKNQSHSKNFVNSEHYRGLNVVVVGNASSATDIATQISTTASKVYHSVKPDSETNWPANSIIEVVSQIQSLDEPNSNTVHFIDGTSIQNVDHIIWATGFQYGVPFLKSYHSDLFRNQSNRLYNLWEQIVYKPDPTIFFSLLPKNIIPFQLAELQASIIDLVILGSITKSDMVDADNESITSSDYHSLPTPKDIEYYQHLGSIVARHGPDSKFKPLTWTDSLVQERISSSKVKAERQKLLVQWAIHQNLQNKPYSIPPDDFTG